GTAGGGGCGGTTGGGGTCATTTCAGTCGCTTCTCATGTAGCCGGAAAGGAGATTGCCGCGATGGTAGCCGCGTTTCACGCGGGCGAGGTCAAGAAAGCCGAAGCGATACATGAACGGTTGCTGCCGTTGTTTAATGTCCTCTTTATCACCGCCAATCCCACACCGGTCAAAGCGGCGCTGGCGATGATCGGCCTGCCGGTTGGGATCCCGCGCCTACCGCTGATCGAAGCGAACGAAAGCGAAAAAGAGCGGATCAAAAAAGTTTTGCAGGATTTAAAATTTGTTTAGTGGATCGATCAGGAAACCGCGACGTTTGGTCGCGGGTTTCCTGACCCTGCTATGTCTTGCCTCTTCTGCCTTTGCCTTCTCTTTTGCTGTTTTTGGCGATAATCACCGGAACGACGAGTTGCTCGATCTGATCATCGACCGACTTAACAAAGACCCTGAGATCGCTTTTACGGTCAACCTGGGAGACTTTGTCCTGAACGGCAAAAAAGAAGAATATCTTGCTTTCAATCAGAAGGTCAAGCGATTGAAAAAACCGCTTTTTAATGTTCTGGGGAACCATGACGGGGTCAACGGCGGCTGGAGGATCTTTCAGCGGACCTATGGCCCTCTTTATTACGCGTTTGACCATGATGATTGCCGTTTTATTATTTTGAATAACGCCTTTAAAGAAAGCTTTGATGCCGTTCAATTTGCCTGGCTGAAAAAAGAACTCGCGGCTGCCCGAAACAAAAAGATCTTTGTTTTTATGCACAAGCCTCTTTTTGATCCGTCCGAGATCTACCAGCATTACGTCATGAGCGGTCGGGCGGTGACCGAAGAATTAATGAAGCTTTTTGAAAAGTACAGGGTCCGCTATGTCTTTGCCGGTCATGTTCACGGTTATGCCAGATCGGAGCGGAAAGGGGTGGTTTAT
The sequence above is a segment of the Candidatus Margulisiibacteriota bacterium genome. Coding sequences within it:
- a CDS encoding metallophosphoesterase, with product MVAGFLTLLCLASSAFAFSFAVFGDNHRNDELLDLIIDRLNKDPEIAFTVNLGDFVLNGKKEEYLAFNQKVKRLKKPLFNVLGNHDGVNGGWRIFQRTYGPLYYAFDHDDCRFIILNNAFKESFDAVQFAWLKKELAAARNKKIFVFMHKPLFDPSEIYQHYVMSGRAVTEELMKLFEKYRVRYVFAGHVHGYARSERKGVVYVVSAGAGAPLYLPRELGGFYNYVKITVKGDSIADQVIRPYE